The Streptococcus sanguinis genomic sequence CGGTCTTTTACCGGCAACTAGGAGAAATTTATATGCCCTTGCTGCTCCTATGTGCCATCCTTGCAGCGGCTATTCTTTATTTTGTCTTTGCCCAGAAGATCAAGCCTAAGCAGTCTTATCCCAAGAATGCCCGTCTATATGAGGCTCCTCAGGACTTGTCTCCTCTTGTCTTGGCGGAAAATATTTACGCGGTGGACATGGAGGATGTCGATCCGACTAGGGGCGGCAAGGCAGTGCTGAACTTTGAAAACATGGTTCAGGCGACTTTGTTAGACTTGCTGGATAGGGGCAATCTCCTCCTGCAGGGAGATGCTGAAAATCCTGTTCTGCAAATAGCGACCTATGATGGACTGGCGGACTTTGAAAGACGTTTTCTGGGCATGGCTTTCAACAAACAATCCCAAGCCAGTGTGAAAGATCTCTTTTCAGCCTATCAAATTTCAGAAGATATTTATAAGCACAAGTCTTCTGCGGATGAGTCCTATATTCGTAACATTGGTAGTAATATCAAGTCCTTATTTACTAACAGTTTGCGCTCCTTATCTAAAGAAGTGCGCTCTGAAGGCAAGCGTTTGGGTCTCTTTAGTCACTACCGGCCTCTTAAAGTTCAGGAAAAGAGATTACTAATTACTGCCATTATTCTAGCTAGTGCTGTTTTGCTGTTTTCTCTTGGATTTTTATTTGTCTACTTGGGCGCTTTTGGAGGCTTTATCTGGATATATATTCCCTTAGCACTGATGGGGCTTGTTTTGATTTGCATTTTTGCTAGTAAGGCGCAGCTTTATTGGCGAGATGGCGTCCTGAATGATGAAGGCGCGCATGATTACTATCTGTGGCGAAGTTTTTCCAATATGCTGCGAGATATTGCTCATCTGGACAATACAGAAATTGAAGGTATTATCCTTTGGAACCGTCTCTTGGTCTATGCGACCCTCTTTGGCTATGCAGATCGTGTCAGCCGTGTCATGGCTCTGCGTCAGATTCGCTTGCAAAATCCATCTATGGACAGCTATGTTCAGGCTAACTTGCACTATGCCTTCTATAGCAGTATGCACAGTTTCTCAAACTACGGCCATGTAGCCACCACAGCCAGCAATTTCTCCGTCTCATCTGGCGGAAGTTCAGGTGGTGGGTTCTCCGGTGGCGGAGGTGGCGGAGGCGGTGGAGCTTTCTAATAGACAAGCCCTCGCCTATCCAGAAAAGTCTTATTACTGGCTTTTCCTAGCATTGAAATTGTGATATAATAAGACCTAATACTCTTTGGGAATTTAAATGTGACTTTCCTTGAGTAAACCCTTGT encodes the following:
- a CDS encoding DUF2207 domain-containing protein, producing the protein MKRYFCLLLVLFSCLCFGQVVSAVDYDIESYQGDLALREDNTATYTEKVTYKFNDDYNGQIVSLGSAGKMPNGFAIDGNPTVSVLTNGEPDMDINPQVKDLGDGYEVKIYNSGNDGDRVVVTVTWQLRNLLFLHKDIAELNWTPISDWDQGIEEVVLTVSGLSNPDKSELFAHSGYFGTQPFVDKDGTDYLVKLNGIGSGDNVELHGYWDRQAVSLVSQNEDESDYLPTFKAQEEKIARKTVFYRQLGEIYMPLLLLCAILAAAILYFVFAQKIKPKQSYPKNARLYEAPQDLSPLVLAENIYAVDMEDVDPTRGGKAVLNFENMVQATLLDLLDRGNLLLQGDAENPVLQIATYDGLADFERRFLGMAFNKQSQASVKDLFSAYQISEDIYKHKSSADESYIRNIGSNIKSLFTNSLRSLSKEVRSEGKRLGLFSHYRPLKVQEKRLLITAIILASAVLLFSLGFLFVYLGAFGGFIWIYIPLALMGLVLICIFASKAQLYWRDGVLNDEGAHDYYLWRSFSNMLRDIAHLDNTEIEGIILWNRLLVYATLFGYADRVSRVMALRQIRLQNPSMDSYVQANLHYAFYSSMHSFSNYGHVATTASNFSVSSGGSSGGGFSGGGGGGGGGAF